One Pirellulales bacterium genomic window carries:
- a CDS encoding sigma factor-like helix-turn-helix DNA-binding protein, whose product MPADERNIVKWHCFDGLPLAEIARRLGWSPDTVERSFRRSIKALKRRLPAAGK is encoded by the coding sequence TTGCCGGCCGACGAGCGGAACATCGTCAAATGGCATTGTTTCGACGGCCTGCCGTTGGCGGAGATCGCGCGCCGGCTGGGTTGGTCGCCCGACACGGTCGAGCGAAGCTTTCGGCGGTCCATCAAGGCGTTGAAGCGGCGGCTGCCCGCCGCCGGCAAATGA
- a CDS encoding UvrD-helicase domain-containing protein — MNGLNAAQQDAVSTLSGPLLVLAGAGTGKTRVVTFRIAALIKHRVSPERILAVTFTNKAAGEMQERAASLLGKRRKGDKRPEISTFHSLCVRILKRHITRLGYPAQFAIYDRGDQESLARAALRDIRVDGAVLRPSDLINIISRWKTAAIRPNEAAAVAASDKEHLAAMAYRRYQRSLKNAGAVDFDDLLLCTEELFATQPDVLAAEAGRFDHLLIDEYQDTNGAQYRIVKALAAPHRNLCVVGDDDQSIYGWRGAEVAHILRFKRDWPDAKVVRLEENYRSIGAILQMANTLIAFNRQRHDKVLRAFREEGERPRMLQYPDETAEANQVIEEINSQIFRRIAQPRDFAILFRTNEQPRAFEQELRRAKLPYTLIGGMSFYDRKEVRDILAYLRVLVHPRDEVSLLRIINTPARGIGQRAVETLLARAVSQGRPLWEILPEANRIEGLPDAAVKAVGEFRRFVETFRERLERESPVDVAASLVHTVGYQDEINRQYKEPAEQLARWNTVEEVINSLAGYQQRAEEPTLAGFLDDVALVGRDDQQDKESQLAKNAVVLMTLHSAKGLEFPQVYLVGMEEGLLPHHRSVDAEGAAIDEERRLCYVGVTRAKDRLTLTMALNRNKWGKSRPTIPSRFLFELLGKADRAHSAKPPHAQQEKPRTRPTRTRR, encoded by the coding sequence GATTCTGGCCGTCACGTTCACCAACAAGGCGGCCGGCGAAATGCAGGAACGGGCAGCCAGCCTGCTCGGCAAACGACGCAAAGGCGACAAGCGGCCCGAAATCTCGACCTTTCACTCGCTCTGCGTGCGGATTCTCAAGCGGCACATCACGCGGCTCGGCTACCCGGCACAGTTCGCCATCTACGACCGCGGCGACCAGGAAAGCTTGGCCCGCGCGGCGCTGCGCGACATTCGCGTGGACGGCGCCGTGCTGCGGCCCAGCGACCTGATCAATATCATCAGCCGCTGGAAAACGGCGGCCATCCGCCCGAATGAGGCCGCCGCCGTCGCGGCCAGCGACAAAGAACACCTGGCGGCCATGGCCTATCGCCGCTATCAACGCTCCCTCAAAAACGCCGGGGCCGTCGATTTCGACGACCTGTTGCTCTGCACCGAAGAGCTTTTCGCCACCCAGCCCGACGTGCTGGCCGCCGAGGCCGGCCGCTTCGACCATCTGCTGATCGACGAATACCAGGACACCAACGGCGCCCAGTATCGCATCGTGAAGGCGCTGGCCGCGCCGCACCGCAACCTGTGCGTGGTGGGCGACGACGACCAGTCGATCTACGGCTGGCGCGGGGCCGAGGTGGCCCACATCCTGCGGTTCAAGCGCGATTGGCCCGACGCCAAAGTCGTGCGGCTGGAAGAAAACTATCGCTCGATCGGCGCCATCCTGCAGATGGCCAACACGCTCATCGCCTTCAACCGCCAGCGGCACGACAAAGTGCTGCGGGCATTCCGCGAAGAAGGCGAGCGGCCCCGCATGTTGCAATATCCCGACGAAACGGCCGAAGCGAACCAGGTGATCGAAGAGATCAACTCGCAGATTTTTCGCCGCATCGCCCAGCCGCGCGACTTCGCCATTCTGTTCCGCACCAACGAGCAGCCGCGGGCCTTCGAGCAGGAGTTGCGCCGGGCGAAGCTGCCCTACACGCTGATCGGCGGCATGTCGTTCTACGACCGCAAGGAAGTGCGCGACATCCTGGCTTACCTGCGGGTGCTGGTGCATCCGCGCGACGAAGTGTCGCTGTTGCGGATCATCAACACGCCTGCCCGCGGCATCGGCCAGCGCGCGGTCGAGACGCTGCTGGCACGGGCGGTCTCGCAGGGTCGGCCGCTGTGGGAAATTCTGCCGGAAGCGAACCGGATCGAGGGCCTGCCCGACGCCGCCGTGAAGGCCGTCGGCGAGTTCCGCCGCTTCGTGGAAACGTTTCGAGAGCGGCTCGAGCGGGAGTCGCCGGTCGATGTGGCCGCCAGCCTGGTTCACACCGTCGGCTATCAGGACGAGATCAACCGGCAATATAAGGAGCCGGCGGAACAGTTGGCACGGTGGAACACAGTGGAAGAAGTCATCAACTCGCTGGCCGGCTATCAGCAACGGGCGGAGGAGCCGACGTTGGCCGGCTTTTTGGACGACGTGGCGTTGGTGGGCCGCGACGACCAGCAAGACAAGGAGTCGCAGCTTGCCAAGAACGCCGTCGTGCTGATGACCTTGCACAGCGCCAAGGGCCTGGAGTTTCCGCAGGTCTACCTGGTGGGCATGGAGGAGGGCCTCTTGCCGCACCACCGCTCGGTTGATGCCGAAGGGGCGGCGATCGATGAAGAGCGGCGGCTGTGCTACGTGGGCGTGACGCGGGCCAAGGACCGGCTGACGCTGACGATGGCCTTGAACCGCAACAAATGGGGCAAGAGCCGGCCCACCATTCCCAGCCGCTTTTTGTTCGAGTTGCTGGGCAAGGCCGATCGCGCGCATTCGGCAAAACCGCCGCACGCGCAGCAAGAAAAGCCACGGACGAGACCGACGCGGACCCGCCGCTGA